From the Zonotrichia albicollis isolate bZonAlb1 chromosome Z, bZonAlb1.hap1, whole genome shotgun sequence genome, one window contains:
- the LOC141727014 gene encoding interferon-like, whose protein sequence is MPAPTASAPRLPHAAPALLLLLTALASSLACQHLWTHEDTFPGDALRLLQDMAVGHTQPCHLTEPPFFPAGLLHNNLQPHQAAATALRILQHLFHTLSSNSTRQHWPSHARNHLLNKLQHHIHHLEQCLPDNAAPFKGPRNPLLAINKYFRDIHLFLHAHNHSACAWDHVRLEARASLQHLHNLTRTMRR, encoded by the coding sequence ATGCCGGCGCCCACAGCCTCAGCGCCACGCCTGCCGCACGCCGCCCCGgcgctcctgctcctcctcaccgCTCTGgccagcagcctggcctgccAACACCTCTGGACGCACGAGGACACCTTCCCCGGCGACGCTCTCCGCCTCCTCCAGGACATGGCTGTCggccacacacagccctgccacctGACAGAGCCGCCCTTCTTCCCCGCCGGCCTGCTCCACAACAACCTGCAGCCGCACCAAGCCGCCGCCACCGCCCTGCGCATCCTGCAGCACCTCTTCCACACCCTCAGCTCCAACAGCACCCGCCAGCACTGGCCCAGCCACGCTCGCAACCACCTCCTCAACAAGCTGCAGCACCACATCCACCACCTGGAGCAATGCCTCCCCGACAACGCCGCGCCCTTCAAAGGACCACGCAACCCGCTGCTCGCCATCAACAAGTACTTCAGGGACATCCACCTCTTCCTGCACGCCCACAACCACAGCGCCTGCGCCTGGGACCACGTCCGCCTCGAAGCTCGTGCCTCTCTACAGCACCTCCACAACCTCACACGCACCATGCGCCGCTAG